TGCCGACCGCGCCACGCCCGTCCCGCTTCCGTCTCCCGGCCGATGTCCGGCCGACCGCGTACGATCTCCATCTGGAGCCCGACCTCGAGGGCGGCAGCTTCCGCGGCGAGGTGCGGATCGCGCTCCGGCTCGCACGGCCGCGCGCGGAGATCGTGCTGCACGCGACCGAGATCACCATCGAGCGCGCGGCGGCGCACGGCGGCGGCCGGGAGATGCCCGCGCGCGTCCGCCTCTCGCGCGCGGACGAGACGGCGGCGCTCCGCTTCGCGCGGCCGCTCGCGGCGGGCGAGGCGACGCTCGCGCTCCGCTTCGGCGGCCGCCTGAACCAGCACCTCCGCGGCCTCTACGCGGCGAGCGCCGACGGGCGCCCCTACGCCTTCTCGCAGTGCGAGGCGGCCGACGCGCGCCGCATCCTTCCCTGCTTCGACGAGCCCTCCTTCAAGGCGCGCTTCCGCGTCGCGGTCCGCGTGCGCGAGGGCGAGACGGCGGTGTCGAACGGGCCGGTGGAGCGCGAGGACCCCGTGCCCGGCGGTCGCATCCTCCGCTTCGCCGAGACGCCGCCGCTCTCGACCTACCTCCTGGCGCTCGCGGTCGGGCGCCTGGAGGCGTCGGCGCCGCGCCTGTGCGGCCCCGTGCCGATCCGCGTCTGGCACGTGCCGGGGAAGGGGCGGCTCACGGACTTCGGGCTCGAGGCGGCGGCCGAGGCCCTCGGGCGCCTCCAGGACTACTTCGACATTCCCTACCCGTACGGCAAGCTCGACCTGGTCGCGGTGCCGGACTTCGAGGCGGGCGCGATGGAGAACGCGGGCGCCGTCTTCTTCCGCGAGACGCTCCTCCTCCTCGATCCCGCGACCGCCTCGCTCACCGAGCGCAAGCGGGCCGCCGAGGTGATCGCGCACGAGCTGGCGCACATGTGGTACGGCGATCTGGTCACCATGGCGTGGTGGGACGACCTCTGGCTGAACGAGGCGTTCGCCACCTGGATGGCGTACCGGGTGGTCGACGACTGGCGGCCCGAGTGGCGCATGTGGCAGGGCTTCGAGCACGACCGCGCCAGCGCGCTCGCCATGGACGCGCTCGCCAACACCCACCCGATCTACGCCCGGGTGCGGAGCGTGGCCGAGGCGACACAGAACTTCGACGCCATCACCTACGAGAAGGGCGCCGCGGTGGTGCGCATGATCGAGCACTACCTGGGGCCCGACGCCTTCCGCGACGGCGTGCGCCGCTACATGCGGCGCCACCGCGAGGGCAACACGGTGGCGGCGGATCTCTGGCGCGCGCTCGCGGAGGCGTCGGGCAAGCCCGTCGCGCGCCTGGCGCAGGCGTGGATCGCGCAGCCGGGCTTCCCGCTGGTCACCATCGCGCCGGCGCGCGACGGTGGTCGCCCGGCGCTCGCCGTGCGCCAGGAGCGCTTCTTCGCCGATCCGCGCGTGCCCGCGGCGCGGCGCCGCGCGACCTGGCCGGTGCCGCTGGTCGTCAAGTGGCGCGGCGCGGACGGTGCGGCGACCGAGCGCTTCCTCGTCGACAAGGCGCGCGCCAGCCTCCCGGCGCCCGGGGCGCCGGCATGGTACTTCGCCAACGCGGACGCGGGCGGCTTCTACCGGGTGGCGCACGACCCGGCCGACCGGGAGACGCTGCTCGCGGATCCGGGCGCCGCGCTCACGCCGGTCGAGCGGCTCGCCCTCGCCGGCGACCAGTGGGCCCTCGTCCGCGGCGGCCGCGCCCCGATCGAGTCCTTCCTCGACGTCGCCGCCGCGCTCGGCGAGGAGACCGACTACGACGTGCTCGACGGCATCGCCGGACCGCTCGACCTGATCGACGAGCAGGTGGCCGAGCCCGGGAGCGGGGCGCAGGCGGCGCTCCGCGCCTGGATCACGCGCCGCTTCGGGCCGCAGCTCGAGCGGCTCGGGTGGACGGCGGCGGCGGGCGAGGACGACCCGACCCGGCTCCGGCGCGCCGCGCTCGTGCGCCTGGTGGGCGCTGTGGCCGAGGCGCCCGCCGTCCTCGCCGAGGCGCGCCGCCGGCTCGACGCCTACCTGGCCGACCGGAACGCGCTCGAGCCGAATCTGGCCGACCCGGTCGTCGCGCTCGCCGCGCGCGTCGGCGACGAGGCGCTCTACGAGCGCTATCGCGCCGCCGTGGCCGCGGCCGCCACGCCGCAGGAGCGGCGGCGCTTCCTCCTCGGCCTCGGCTCCTTCCGCACGCCCGCAGCGCGCGAGCGCACGCTCGCCGCGCTGCTCACGCCGGAGATCCCGACCCAGGACGTCGCCTTCCTTCTCATGCGGCTCCTCGGCAACCCCGCCGCGCGCGGCGCGGCGTGGCGGTTCATGACCCGCAGGTGGGCCGCGCTCCGCCGGCGCATCCCGCCGCTCATGATGTCGCGCGTGGTCGAGATGACGCCGGCGCTGCGCGAGCCGCGCTACGCACGCGAGGTCGCCCGCTTCTTCCGCACCCACCCCGTCCCCGAGGCGACGCGCGCGCTCAGGCAGGCGCTCGAGGTGTTCCGGCTGAACGCCGAGCTCAGGCGGCGGACGGCGCCGGGGCTGGCGCGCTGGCTCGCGGAGCGCTCCTAACCCGCGACCCCGAGCGCCGCGCGCCAGGCGGGGCCGGGCGGCGCGTAGGGACGCCACGCGCCTTCCGGCTGCGCCAGCCGGTCGGCGATCACGAGCAGCACGCCGGGATGGTGCCCCATCCCGCAGTGGCTGCTCCGCACCTCGATGTTCTCGGCGAGCGGCCCCTCGTCCTGGAGGCAGCTCCGCCACGCGACCACGCCGTCGCTGCGGCTGTAGAGCGAGCTGGAGGGGATGGGGAGCGGCGCGCTCGAGTCGGGCGGGCCCTGGCTGCGCCGCACGCCCCGGTAGAAGCGGGCGACGCTCGCCGCGGACGGCGCCCGGAGCGGGCTCGCGAGCGTGATCACCTGGCGCACGTCGGCGGGGAAGCGGCGGGCGAGCTCGCGGGCGTAGATGCCGCCCAGGCTCCAGCCGATGAGGCTCAGCTTCCGCCCGTGCCGCGCGCGGAGCAGGCGGAAGCGCCGCCCGAGCGCGGTGAGGGTGTCCGCGTCCGGCCTGAGGTTCCGCCCGAGCCGCCAGCCGTGGACGTGGTAGCCGCGGTCACGGAGGAAGCGGCGCAGCGCCCAGGTCGAGCGGTCGTTCGCGAGCCAGCCCGGCAGCACGAGCACCGGGTGGCCGTCGCCGCGCGGCGCGCGTGCGAGCAGCGGGAGCGCGGGCACGAGCGCGGCGAACTCGAGCCACGCCCGCCCTTCGAGGGCGAAGAGGACCGGCGAGGGCAGCGAGATGCGCGCGGCGGCGGCCACGACGGCCCGAGCCTTCCCGATGCCGCGGGCGGACGCAAGGTGGGGCGCCGGGAGCCGACGATTGCGGCTCCGCCGGGGCGGTGACTAGACTCCGCCGCCGGGAGGAGGCTCACATGGATGCGAAGCTGTGGAGCGACATGTTCCACCTCGGCGTGCCGGTCGCGGAGAAGGTGCTGCGGGCCGTCGTCGTCTACGCCTTCCTGGTGGTCGGCCTCCGGCTCGCCGGCAAGCGGGAGCTGGCGCAGCTCAATCCCTTCGACCTGGTCGTGCTGCTCACGCTCTCGAACACCGTGCAGAACGCCATCATCGGCGACGACAACTCGGTCACCGGCGGGCTGCTCGGCGCCGCGACCCTGCTCGCGGCGAACGCGCTCGTGGTCCGCTTCCTCTACCGCCACGAGCGGCTCGAGCGTCTGGTCGAGGGCGAGGCGGACGTCCTCGTCGAGAACGGGAAGATCCGCTTCGATCGCCTGAAGGCCGAGCTGATCACGCTCCCCGAGCTCGAGTCGGCGGCGCACAAGCAGGGCTTCGAGTCGCTCGACGAGGTGGACCGCGCCGTCCTCGAGCCGGGCGGGACGATCTCGTTCATCGGGAAGAGGCCCTCCCCCGAGGCCGTGCGCCACGCCGAGCTCACGCGCCGGCTCGACCAGATCGTGGGCGAGCTCGCCGCCATGCGCACCGGGCTGGCGCGCACGTCTTGACATCGGACGGCGGCCGGCGCACGGCTCGGGCGCTCGCGCATGGCCCTCCCCCCGAACCGCCGCCGCCTCTTCGACGACCTCTACCATCACCTCCTGAGCGCGCCCTGGTCGGGCCTGGTCGCCACCATCGTCGGCCTCTACCTCGCGGCCAACGCCCTATTCGCGCTCGCCTATCTCGCCCAGCCGGGGAGCGTCGAGAACGCCCGCCCGGGGTCGTTCGTCGACGCGTTCTTCTTCAGCGTGCAGACGATGGCGACCATCGGTTACGGCAAGCTCGTGCCCCGCACGCCGTTCGCGAACGTCCTGGTCACCGTCGAGGTACTCGTCGGCCTCTTCGGGGTGGCGATGGTCACGGGGCTCATGTTCGCCAAGTTCTCACACCCGACGGCGCGCGTGCTCTTCAGCCGCCACGCGGTGGTCGCGCCCCACGACGGCGTGCCCTGCTTCATGTTCCGCATGGCGAACGCGCGCGGCAACAACATCGTGCACGCCGAGGTGCGGGTCGTGCTGGCGCGCGAGGAGACGACGCTCGAAGGGAGTCGGATGCGGCGCTTCCACGACCTCGTGCTCGTCCGCCCGGGGAGCATGCTCTTCGCGCTCAGCTGGACCGCGATCCATCCCATCACCGAGGCGAGCCCCTTCCACGGCGCGACCCCCGCCTCCCTCGCGGCCGTGGAGGCAGAGATCGTGATCTCGCTCATGGGCTACGACGAGAACCTCGCCCAGACCGTCCACGCGCGCCATCGCTACCAGCCGGGCGACATCGCGTGGGGGGCGCGCTTCGTCGACGTCCTCACCCGGGAGCCGGACGGTGTGCGGCACATCGACTACGCGCGCTTCCACGACGTCGTCCCGCTCGCGGCGCCCGAATAGGAGGCGACCCGGGCCGTCATAGGGATGGATTCGATGGCGCGTCCGGGAGGAGCTGTCGCCCTCGTCATGCTGCTCGCGCTGTCGGCGCAGGCGGGTAGCGACCTCCCCGTGCGCCGGGCGCTACGCGTGGCGAGCGTCGTGGTGGAGACCACGGGCTGCGCCGGCGTGGTCGCCGAGAATCCGCAGGTCATCGTCACCGCGAAGCACTGCGTGAAGGGCCGGACCCTCCGCGTGCGCCTCTCGACCGGCTCCGAGCGCACCGCGTGGGTGGTCGCGGTGAACGACGCCAGCGACCAGGCCGTGCTCTTCCTCGAGGAGCCGGCGGACGTGGAGCCGCTCGCGATCGTGCGGCGGCGGCAGATCCCCGGCACGGTGCTCTACTTCGAGGGCAACCCGGAGCGCCCGCGCTTCCAGAACGCGCGTCTCGACCGCATCGGCCGCTGCCCGTCGCTACCGGATCTGCCGAACGCCCTCTTCACCAGCATCGACGGCCGGCCCGGCGACTCGGGCGCCCCGCTCGTCGACGGGGCGGCCGCGATCGTGGGCCTGGTGCACGGCGGCACGCGCTGCCACATCGCGACGCCGGCCGCGACGCTGGCGCGCCTCGTCGATCACGTGCTCGGGCGGTACGTGGTGGAGACGACGCGCTTGTTCGGGCGGCGCATGGGAGTATTGCTCGACAAGGCGAGCGAGCTCGGCGGGGCGCCCGCGTCCCTCACGCGCCCCCGCTCGCCGTGCCGAGGCGGCGGAGCTTGGCGTAGAGGGCCTCGCGCGTGATGCCGAGGCTGCGGGCGGCGGCGCTCTTGGTGGGCTGTTGCTGGAGGCGCTGGCGGATGAGCGCGAGCTCGACCCGCGCGAGGATGCGGGCGAGCGGCTCGCCCCGCAAGGCCGGGTCGGCGGCGCGGATGCGCGGGGCCAGGTGGTGGCGGTGGATGCGCTCTCCCGCGTCGACGGAGAGCACCAGGCGGTGCACCTCGTTGGCGAGCTCGCGCACGTTGCCCGGCCAGGCGTGGGCCTGCAGCGCCCGCAGTGCGTCGCCGTCGAAGCCGCCCGTCGCGCGGCGCTCGCGCTCCTCGCAGCGGGAGAGGAAGTGCGCCACGAGCGCCGGCAGGTCGGCCATACGGTGCCGGAGCGGCGGCACGCGGATCGGAAACACGGCGAGGCGGTAGTAGAGGTCCAGGCGGAAGCGACCCGCCGTCACCTCGGCCTCGAGCGAGCGGTTGGTGGCCGCGACGATGCGCGCGCGCACGCGGCGGGCGCGGTCGGCGCCCACCGCCTTCACCTCCTCGTGCTGGAGGACGCGGAGGAGCTTCGCCTGCACGGCCGGCGGCGCCTCGCCGATCTCGTCGAGGAAGACGGTGCCGTCGTCCGCCGCCTCGAAGAGCCCGCGACGGTCACGCTCGGCGCCGGTGAACGCCCCGCGCAGGTGACCGAAGAGCTCGCTCTCGAGGAGCGACTCGGGAATGGCGGCGCAGTTCTGCACCAGGAAGGGCGCCTGCGGGCGCGGGCCGCGGCGGTGGGTGGCGCGCGCCAGGAGCTCCTTGCCGGTGCCGGTCTCACCCTCGAGGAGGACGGGCACGGTGCTCCGGGCGGCGCGCTCGAGGAGCGCCAGAACGGCCCGCATGTTCGCGGTGGTGGCGACGAACGCCGCCCCCTCCGTGCCGGCGAGCGCCGGGGTGCCGCCGACGAGGCAGGCCTCGTCGACGCCCGAGAGCACCGAGCGGCCGAGCGCCTCGCGCACCAGGACGGGCAGCTCCTCGGCGTAGCGCGGGTGGAGGCTCACGTAATCGGCCGCGCCGAGCTTCATGGCGGCGACCGCCAGCTGCTCGGAGCCGTTCGCCGTCACCACGATCACGGGCAGATCGCGGCGCGCGGTGCACAGCGCCTTCAGCACGCGCACGCCCTTGGCGTCGGGCAGGCGCACGTCGGTCACCACGCAGCGGATGGCCGGGTCGCGCAGCGCCACCAGCGCGCTCTCGAGGCGCTCGGCAGTCGTCACGCGTACGCCCGCCTCCATGCGCACGAGCGCCCGCCGCGTGGCGTCCGCATGGTCCGCGTCGCCGGCGACGAGCAGAATGTGGAGCTCCATCGCATCCCTCCCCTCCTCGGCAGCGCCGCTCCCCGGGCGCGGTGGCGGGGTGAGCATGTCGGCCGGGCGGCGGGTGAGTCAATGCGCGCTCCGCGTCCATCCGCCGGGTGGCTCTGGGCGCTCTACGAGCGTCCTGCATGGCGCCGGCGCACCGGCCGCCTGTGTCGCGGGCTGCAGCGCGGACACGCACAGCCCGACGGCGGCCGCGTGCGGCGACCGGACGAGCTGCGCCCTACGTCCCCCGCGGCAGCCCGAGCACCTGCATGGCGATGATGCCGCGCATGATCTCCGACGTCCCCGACGCGATGCTCGCCGCGCGCGCCCCGAGGTAGCCGCGCTGCACCCACTGCGCGGGGTCGGCGTGGGTGCCGTCCTCGGGCCGGGGCGTGTCGTAGAGGAGCCCCTCCGGGCCGAGGAGCTGCATCCCGATCTCCGGCATCGCCTGCGTCAGCTCCGTCCAGTGGAGCTTGATGATCGACGCCTCGGGCCCCGGCATCCCCATGCGGAGCAGCTTGTCGAGCGTGCGCTGGCAGGTCATGCGGAAGACCTCGGTGCCGAGGTACATGCGAGCCAGGTCCTGGCGCAGCAGCTGATCGCGTCCCGCGCCGCGCTCGCGCGCCAGCTGGAGCAGCCGATCCCGTGCCTGCTTCAGGAGGATCTGCATGCTCACCACGTAGAGGATGCCGCGCTCGTTCTGGAGCGCCGCCACCGCGATCTGCCAGCCGTCGTGCAGCTCGCCGAGCAGGTTCTCGCGCGGCACGCGCACCGCGTCGAAGAACATCTCGTTGAACTCGGCCTCGCCGGTGATCTGGCGGAGCGGGCGCACCGTGATGCCCGGGCTCTTCATGTCGACGAGCAGGCACGAGATGCCCTTGGCGCGCCGGGTCTCGGTGTCGGTGCGGCAGAGGAGCATGCACCAGTCGGCGTGGTGCCCGAGGGTCGTCCACACCTTCTGGCCGGTGACCTCGAACCAGTCGCCCTCGAGCACCGCCTGCGTGCGCAGCGAGGCCAGGTCCGAGCCCGCGCCGGGCTCGGAGAAGCCGAAGCACCAGAGATGCTCGGCGTTGAGGATGCGCGGGGCGAAGCGCCGCTTCTGTGCCTCGGTGCCGTAGGCGAGGATGGGCGGGCCCGCGATGCCGATGCCGAGGTTGCCGATGATCTCCGGCGCCCCGGCGCGCGCCATCTCCTCGACGTAGGCGAGCTGCTCGGGGATACCGGCGTCGCGGCCGCCGTACTCGCGGGGCCACGTGATGCCGACCCAGCGCGCCTCGGCCAGCTTCCGCTGCCAGGCGCGCAGCCGGCGGATGCGCTCGTCCTCGGGGAGCCTGGCGGCGCGCTCCGGGCTCAGGTCCCGGGGGACGTTCGCTGCGAGCCAGGTGCGGAGCTCGCGACGAAAGGCGTCGAGATCCTGCTCTGCCATCGTCCCCGGATAGCAAGGACCGGGGAGCCACGTCGAGTGGTGGGTTGCCAGCCGGTCACCGCTCGGGTACCTGGGACGCCCCGTGCCCGCCCCGCCGCCGCTCCTCGCCACCCCCGGCGAGCTCGCCGCGCTCGCGGCCCAGGTGGGCGCGGCCGGCCGGCTCGCCATCGACACGGAGTTCATGTGGGAGCGGACCTACCGCCCGATCCTGGGCGTCGTCCAGGTCGCAACCGACACGAGCACGGCGGTGATCGACACGCTCGCGGTGAAGGATCTCTCGCCGCTCTTCCCGCTGCTGCGCGACCCCAAGGTGCCGGTCGTCCTGCATGGTGGCGGCCAGGACCTGGAGATCTTCGCCGCGCTCATGGGCGCCCCGGTGCGCGGCGTGGCCGACACGCAGGTGATGGCCGCTTTCCTGGGCTACGGGCTCCAGGTCGGGCTCACCATGCTCCTCGAGCGTGTGCTCAAGGTCCGCATCAAGAAGGATCAGACCTACACCGACTGGACGCGCCGGCCGCTCAACGCCGGGCAGCTCGTCTACGCCCGCGAGGACGTGGCGCATCTCCTGCCCCTGTATGACCGGCTGCGCGCCGACCTGAAGACGCGCGGGCGCACGGCGTGGGTCGAGGAGGAGCTGCGCGCCCTCGAGGACGCCGGTCGCTTCGCCGAGTTGCCCGACGACGAGCGCTACCGGACGGTGAGAGGCTGGCAGCGCCTCGGTGCGCGCGAGCTGGCGGTGCTGCGCGAGCTCGCCGCGTGGCGCGAGCGGAGCGCGGCGCGCGCCAACATCCGTCCCAACTTCATCGCCAACGACATCGTCCTCACCTCGCTCGCGGCGCGTCCGGTGACGAGCATCGAGGAGCTGAAACAGATGCGCGGCCTCACCGCCGGCACGGTCGACCGCCACGGGAAGGGCATCCTGGCGGCGCTCCGTGCCGGCCTCGCCTGCCCGCCGGAGCGCTCCCCCGAGCCGCCGGCGCGCCACCGGCACAAGGGGCCGCCGCCCGGGCTCGTCGCGCTGCTCCGCGCTGCGGTGCAGGCCGTCGCCGAGCGCGAGGACATCGCGCCCGAGGTGATCGCGAGCGGCCGCGACATCGATGCCCTCGCGGCCTACGCGGTGGACGGGAGCGCGCTCGACGACGTCGTGGTCGCGCGCGGCTGGCGCCGCGCGCTGGTCGGCCAGACGCTCCTCGCGATCGCCCGCGGCGAGCTCGCGATGCGCTACGACGCCGGCCGGCGCGAGGTGGTGGCGGAGGCGGTGCCCCGCGGCAGCCTCTGAGAGGTCAGGGCGTGACCTTCACGATCACCGTCTTCCCCGCCCGCACCCGCTCCGGGCGCGGGCGGAAGAAGCCGAGCCACGATATCCAGTACTTGTCGTCGTAGACGGGCGCCATGCGCGCCGCGACCTCGGGATCGTGCACCAGCTCGGCCCGGCCGACGAAGTGCGGGCCGTCGGGCTGCCCGACCCAGACGAGGAGCGGGCTCCCGCGTGCGATCCGCCGTGCCTTGTGGCTCTGCGGGCCGGTCGTGAAGTAGACGGCCTCGCCGTCGAGCATGAACCAGACTGGCACGGGCCTGCTCGGCGTGCCGTCAGCGCGGCGCGTCGCCACGTATATCTGCCTCGCGGCGCGGAGCGCGGTGGCGACGTCGGGGGCGAGCGGCATCGGCGAGGGCACATACCACAGCTCCCGCTCGGCCCGCATGCGAGCCACTCCTTGACGATGAACTGAGCCCCGCCGCGAGCTGCCGGGGCTCGTGAGGCTGGTCCGGCGGGCGCGGCACGCTACGCCGCGTCCGCGGACGGGGCGAGCGGCGCCGGCGGGCGCCGTCTCTGGCGCAGCGCGAAGCGGGCGGCGAGCGGCAGGGTCACGGTGAAGCAGGTGCCCTTGCCCACCTCGCTCGCGACCCTCACCGTGCCCCCGAGGACGTGGAGCAGCCGGCGCGCGAGGTGGAGCCCGAGGCCGACGCCGCCCCCGCCCGAGCCCGGCACCTGGCGGAACATGTCGAAGATGTACCGGATCGCCTCGGGCGGGATGCCGCAGCCGGTGTCGGCGACCGTGATGGCGAGGTCGCCCTCGGGCGTGAGGCTCGCGCCGAGCATCACGTGTCCGCGCTCGGTGAACTTGAAGGCGTTGTGCAGGAGGTTCCGCACCACGGTCTTCAGCTTCCCCGGGTCGGTCTCGATCTCGGGCAGGTCGGCCACGATGGCGCGGCGGAACGCCACCTCGGGGCGGCGCCAGCCTTCCGGGAGCTGCTGGCAGATCTCCTCGAGCAGCTGCGGGACGGAGACGCGCGCGGGCTGCACCGGGAGGCGGCCGGCCTCGAGGCGGTTCATGTCGAGGA
This genomic stretch from Deltaproteobacteria bacterium harbors:
- a CDS encoding DUF421 domain-containing protein; amino-acid sequence: MWSDMFHLGVPVAEKVLRAVVVYAFLVVGLRLAGKRELAQLNPFDLVVLLTLSNTVQNAIIGDDNSVTGGLLGAATLLAANALVVRFLYRHERLERLVEGEADVLVENGKIRFDRLKAELITLPELESAAHKQGFESLDEVDRAVLEPGGTISFIGKRPSPEAVRHAELTRRLDQIVGELAAMRTGLARTS
- a CDS encoding alpha/beta hydrolase, which encodes MAAAARISLPSPVLFALEGRAWLEFAALVPALPLLARAPRGDGHPVLVLPGWLANDRSTWALRRFLRDRGYHVHGWRLGRNLRPDADTLTALGRRFRLLRARHGRKLSLIGWSLGGIYARELARRFPADVRQVITLASPLRAPSAASVARFYRGVRRSQGPPDSSAPLPIPSSSLYSRSDGVVAWRSCLQDEGPLAENIEVRSSHCGMGHHPGVLLVIADRLAQPEGAWRPYAPPGPAWRAALGVAG
- a CDS encoding M1 family metallopeptidase, which encodes MPTAPRPSRFRLPADVRPTAYDLHLEPDLEGGSFRGEVRIALRLARPRAEIVLHATEITIERAAAHGGGREMPARVRLSRADETAALRFARPLAAGEATLALRFGGRLNQHLRGLYAASADGRPYAFSQCEAADARRILPCFDEPSFKARFRVAVRVREGETAVSNGPVEREDPVPGGRILRFAETPPLSTYLLALAVGRLEASAPRLCGPVPIRVWHVPGKGRLTDFGLEAAAEALGRLQDYFDIPYPYGKLDLVAVPDFEAGAMENAGAVFFRETLLLLDPATASLTERKRAAEVIAHELAHMWYGDLVTMAWWDDLWLNEAFATWMAYRVVDDWRPEWRMWQGFEHDRASALAMDALANTHPIYARVRSVAEATQNFDAITYEKGAAVVRMIEHYLGPDAFRDGVRRYMRRHREGNTVAADLWRALAEASGKPVARLAQAWIAQPGFPLVTIAPARDGGRPALAVRQERFFADPRVPAARRRATWPVPLVVKWRGADGAATERFLVDKARASLPAPGAPAWYFANADAGGFYRVAHDPADRETLLADPGAALTPVERLALAGDQWALVRGGRAPIESFLDVAAALGEETDYDVLDGIAGPLDLIDEQVAEPGSGAQAALRAWITRRFGPQLERLGWTAAAGEDDPTRLRRAALVRLVGAVAEAPAVLAEARRRLDAYLADRNALEPNLADPVVALAARVGDEALYERYRAAVAAAATPQERRRFLLGLGSFRTPAARERTLAALLTPEIPTQDVAFLLMRLLGNPAARGAAWRFMTRRWAALRRRIPPLMMSRVVEMTPALREPRYAREVARFFRTHPVPEATRALRQALEVFRLNAELRRRTAPGLARWLAERS
- a CDS encoding ribonuclease D, whose translation is MPAPPPLLATPGELAALAAQVGAAGRLAIDTEFMWERTYRPILGVVQVATDTSTAVIDTLAVKDLSPLFPLLRDPKVPVVLHGGGQDLEIFAALMGAPVRGVADTQVMAAFLGYGLQVGLTMLLERVLKVRIKKDQTYTDWTRRPLNAGQLVYAREDVAHLLPLYDRLRADLKTRGRTAWVEEELRALEDAGRFAELPDDERYRTVRGWQRLGARELAVLRELAAWRERSAARANIRPNFIANDIVLTSLAARPVTSIEELKQMRGLTAGTVDRHGKGILAALRAGLACPPERSPEPPARHRHKGPPPGLVALLRAAVQAVAEREDIAPEVIASGRDIDALAAYAVDGSALDDVVVARGWRRALVGQTLLAIARGELAMRYDAGRREVVAEAVPRGSL
- a CDS encoding sigma-54-dependent Fis family transcriptional regulator; translated protein: MLTPPPRPGSGAAEEGRDAMELHILLVAGDADHADATRRALVRMEAGVRVTTAERLESALVALRDPAIRCVVTDVRLPDAKGVRVLKALCTARRDLPVIVVTANGSEQLAVAAMKLGAADYVSLHPRYAEELPVLVREALGRSVLSGVDEACLVGGTPALAGTEGAAFVATTANMRAVLALLERAARSTVPVLLEGETGTGKELLARATHRRGPRPQAPFLVQNCAAIPESLLESELFGHLRGAFTGAERDRRGLFEAADDGTVFLDEIGEAPPAVQAKLLRVLQHEEVKAVGADRARRVRARIVAATNRSLEAEVTAGRFRLDLYYRLAVFPIRVPPLRHRMADLPALVAHFLSRCEERERRATGGFDGDALRALQAHAWPGNVRELANEVHRLVLSVDAGERIHRHHLAPRIRAADPALRGEPLARILARVELALIRQRLQQQPTKSAAARSLGITREALYAKLRRLGTASGGA
- a CDS encoding acyl-CoA dehydrogenase, producing the protein MNSVSMASRPAAPTWAASAASSPGVARSGGGAGTGRPRYPSGDRLATHHSTWLPGPCYPGTMAEQDLDAFRRELRTWLAANVPRDLSPERAARLPEDERIRRLRAWQRKLAEARWVGITWPREYGGRDAGIPEQLAYVEEMARAGAPEIIGNLGIGIAGPPILAYGTEAQKRRFAPRILNAEHLWCFGFSEPGAGSDLASLRTQAVLEGDWFEVTGQKVWTTLGHHADWCMLLCRTDTETRRAKGISCLLVDMKSPGITVRPLRQITGEAEFNEMFFDAVRVPRENLLGELHDGWQIAVAALQNERGILYVVSMQILLKQARDRLLQLARERGAGRDQLLRQDLARMYLGTEVFRMTCQRTLDKLLRMGMPGPEASIIKLHWTELTQAMPEIGMQLLGPEGLLYDTPRPEDGTHADPAQWVQRGYLGARAASIASGTSEIMRGIIAMQVLGLPRGT
- a CDS encoding ATP-sensitive inward rectifier potassium channel 10; the encoded protein is MALPPNRRRLFDDLYHHLLSAPWSGLVATIVGLYLAANALFALAYLAQPGSVENARPGSFVDAFFFSVQTMATIGYGKLVPRTPFANVLVTVEVLVGLFGVAMVTGLMFAKFSHPTARVLFSRHAVVAPHDGVPCFMFRMANARGNNIVHAEVRVVLAREETTLEGSRMRRFHDLVLVRPGSMLFALSWTAIHPITEASPFHGATPASLAAVEAEIVISLMGYDENLAQTVHARHRYQPGDIAWGARFVDVLTREPDGVRHIDYARFHDVVPLAAPE
- a CDS encoding trypsin-like peptidase domain-containing protein, producing MDSMARPGGAVALVMLLALSAQAGSDLPVRRALRVASVVVETTGCAGVVAENPQVIVTAKHCVKGRTLRVRLSTGSERTAWVVAVNDASDQAVLFLEEPADVEPLAIVRRRQIPGTVLYFEGNPERPRFQNARLDRIGRCPSLPDLPNALFTSIDGRPGDSGAPLVDGAAAIVGLVHGGTRCHIATPAATLARLVDHVLGRYVVETTRLFGRRMGVLLDKASELGGAPASLTRPRSPCRGGGAWRRGPRA